The Breoghania sp. L-A4 sequence GTCCCGCGCGGCTGGATCTCGGCAGTCGTTCCCGGAACCGCGTTCGCCTCGCTGGGCGGCTGTGTCGCCAATGATGTGCATGGAAAGAACCACCCGGACGCGGGCAGCTTCGGGGCGCATGTAATCCGCCTGCAACTCAGGCGCTCCTCCGGCGAGGCGCTGGTCTGCGATCGCGACAAGAACCGGCAGCTGTTTGCCCTGACGCTTGGCGGCCTCGGACTGACGGGACTGATCGAATGGGTCGAGCTGCAGCTGGCCCCCTGCGCGTCGCCCCTCATGGAGGAGGAGAGATTGGCCGTCACCGCTCTGCCCGAGCTCTTTTCCTTGTTCCGCGACAGCCCCGGCTGGCCGCACAAGGTTGCGTGGATCGACGGGCTGGTCGACGCGATGCCCGGCTTCCGGGGCGTGTTTTCGCGCGCCCGCCCAACATCGCCAGCGCAACCGGGAGCAAGCTCACCGAGCAGACCCGTGCTGGCACCCGCCGGCACTCCGGGCGGGCTGATCAACCGGTTCAGTCTTTCGGCCTTCAACAGGCTGCAATTTCACTTGGCGCAACGCGGCCCGCGATCCGTGCGCCCCTATCAGGACATCCTTCATCCGCTGGATCGTGTCACGCATTGGAACAGGCTCTATGGGCGATGCGGGTTCTTTCAGTATCAGGCGCTGGTTCCGGCGGAGGATGCGGTGGCTGACCTGCTTAATCTCGTCTTTGCGGGCACCCAACGGCCGACGCTCGCGGTTCTTAAGCTGCACGGAGAGACAGGATCGCCCGGCCTGATGTCGTTCTGCCGCGAGGGCGCGAGCCTCGCGCTGGATTTCGCGAACCGCGGACCCGGCACGCTGCGGCTGCTGGACGCTCTTGATGCTATTGTCCTCCGTCACGGCGGCCGCGTGTATCCGGCCAAGGACGGGCGCATGCCGGCCCGGGCGTTCCAGCGGTTCTTTCCGCGGTGGGTTGAGCTTCAGGCCGGGCGCGATCCCGCCTTTTCATCCTCCTTCTGGCGGCGTGTCGCCGGCAACGCAGGCGCCCTTCGATGAGCGGCGGCGAGAAGACACTCCTGATCATTGGCGCGACCTCGTCCATCGCCCTCGCCTATGCACGGCTCCGGGTCGCTGGCGGTCCTGTCCGGCTCATCCTGTCCGGCAGAAATCCGGACCGTCTCGCATTGGTGGCAAAGGATCTCGGCACGCGGGGCGCGGTGTCGGTGGCATGTTACCCCGGCGACATCGGCAGTCCCGACGCGGTTCCGGCCCTGTTGACCGACATTCTGAGCCTTGAGGGTTCCATCGACGAAATCTTCATCGCCTGCGGCACGATGACCCCGAACGGCGCCGGCCTTTTGGAAATCGCGCACATGCTGCAGGTGAATTTGGTGGCGATGGCGCTCTGGGCCGAGGGCGGCGCCCGGGCCCTTGAACGCCAGGGCCACGGGCACATTGTGATCATCGGATCGGTCGCGGGTGACCGCGGACGGACGTCCAACTCCTTGTATGGCGCGAGCAAAGCGGGACTCGAGCGCGTCGCCGAAGGGCTGAGCCTCCGCTTTCACCGCAACACCGAGCTTTGGTGCACCCTGGTCAAACCAGGCCTGGTCGACACGCCGATGACCCAGGCGATGAGCAAGGACGGTTCGTTGTGGTCCACGCCGGACGATGTCGCCCGATCCATCGTCGAGGCCGTCCGCAGTCAAAGGCCCGTCGCCTACGTCCCCGGCCGATGGCGGTGTATCATGCTCGTCGTCAGACATTTGCCCCGGACGGTGTTGAGCCGTCTGGGGCTTTGAGGGGCGCTCGTGACAACAGCGCTTCAGGCATCTGCGGAGCATGCGGGCATTCTTCTCGCCACAGGCATGGGCGCGCTCACAATGGGGCTGCAGATCCTCGTCTTGAGGCGCCTTGATCCTCAGCGTCTGGTCGGGGACGAGCAGGAATACCGGAACACCGCCAATGGCCTGCCGGACCACGAGCGCTGGCTCCGCGTGCCGCTGTTCAGCCTGGTGCCCTGGGTGGCGGCGCGGCTGTGTCGCGGTGATCAGATCCGCACCTCCCGCTTGCTCATGGCGCTGATATCCGCGCTGACCGTCGGCCTCGCTGTCTGGTGCGCGCACCAGTCGGGGGACTCCCAGCCGCGTTTACGGCGGGCCTGCTGCTCATTCTCTGCGCGGAACGGGCGATCCTGTCCATGCACCTGTGGCCCGATATCCTTCTGGGCTTCTGGCTGCTGCTGTTTTCCGTGATCCTGCAGCGGACGGGCACACCCGCCGACATAGTCTGTCTGGGGACAATCGCGGCGCTAGGCTTTGCCACCCGCGTGGATTTCGCGGCCTTGCCCCTGTTTGGCGC is a genomic window containing:
- a CDS encoding FAD-binding protein; protein product: MSGQIESWGRVRRYDHDVRVLSTYELDETLLPAISGSGKSLLAHGMGRSYGDVALNQNNHLLLTKQLDFLIDADWNTGRIVAGTGLTLKALHALSVPRGWISAVVPGTAFASLGGCVANDVHGKNHPDAGSFGAHVIRLQLRRSSGEALVCDRDKNRQLFALTLGGLGLTGLIEWVELQLAPCASPLMEEERLAVTALPELFSLFRDSPGWPHKVAWIDGLVDAMPGFRGVFSRARPTSPAQPGASSPSRPVLAPAGTPGGLINRFSLSAFNRLQFHLAQRGPRSVRPYQDILHPLDRVTHWNRLYGRCGFFQYQALVPAEDAVADLLNLVFAGTQRPTLAVLKLHGETGSPGLMSFCREGASLALDFANRGPGTLRLLDALDAIVLRHGGRVYPAKDGRMPARAFQRFFPRWVELQAGRDPAFSSSFWRRVAGNAGALR
- a CDS encoding SDR family NAD(P)-dependent oxidoreductase, which gives rise to MSGGEKTLLIIGATSSIALAYARLRVAGGPVRLILSGRNPDRLALVAKDLGTRGAVSVACYPGDIGSPDAVPALLTDILSLEGSIDEIFIACGTMTPNGAGLLEIAHMLQVNLVAMALWAEGGARALERQGHGHIVIIGSVAGDRGRTSNSLYGASKAGLERVAEGLSLRFHRNTELWCTLVKPGLVDTPMTQAMSKDGSLWSTPDDVARSIVEAVRSQRPVAYVPGRWRCIMLVVRHLPRTVLSRLGL